AATGTCACTTGCTAGATTGGACCAACTCTTACCAAATCTACATAAGTTTCTATGGAATTCTAGGCAGTCCATGATTTCAGGATATATCCGGACACTATTGGGCGATATCAGCATTTTTCAGGAGAATGACGGCCAAATTTGACGGCGATCGCCATTAAGTGTTGCAGCAATTTTTACCGTTGTAGGGGTTTGGCAGAAGCGATCGCCGCTGACTGCATTGCTCTTATGCAGTTAATGCAAGTCATTTTGGGCATGGTCCACACTTCTTGATGACTGAGGCTGCTCAGGATTCCCAACCGGCCGTACACCAGCCTACGGCTACACTCAAGGCAGCAAAACCACTTTTAACTTTTTTTCTCCGGCGGCATCATGGGGCGAGATTCATAGGGCAGCGGAATGTACTGCACCGTCGGACGATTGTTTTGGGGCTGCGGATAGAGGTCCATCAGGGCATAGATAATTTTGGGTAAGCCGGCCGTCACTGGCAGCCCTAGCGCTGTCGCCTCCTCCACCGGGATTGGGTAGTCGTGGGTCACACGACCGGTCGTCAGGGCCTCAACAATCTCGTCGATCTTCTCTGGCGAAATCTTTTGGCGCGGCATGTCGTCCTCGAGCAGCGTTCGCACGAAGCGCTGAACTTGATTAATCGCCTTGCGCGACAGGTCCGCCATGATTAACGTTTGATCCTCGACGGCGCTGACGGGCTTTTGCTCAATGACCCGCAGCACGCTGGCCGCCGGGAAGTTGCCGAGCTGCGGATCCACTGGTCCCAAAACCGCATTTTCATCCATGACAATCTCATCGGCGGCAAGGGCCAGCATCGTACCGCCGCTCATGGCGTAGTGAGGCACAAAGACGGTGACCTTAGCAGAATGACGCAGCAGGGCCCGGGCAATCTGCTCTGTGGCTAATACCAATCCACCCGGTGTATGCAAAATCAAGTCGATGGGGACGTCCGGCGGGGTCAGGCGAATCGCGCGCAGCACCTGCTCTGAGTCCTCGATGCTGATAAAGCGGGAGACCGGAATACCCAGCAGGCTGATCGATTCTTGACGATGGATCAGCAAGATTGCGCGGCTGTTGCGCTGCTGCTCAAACTCGCGAATGCACTGGACTCGACGGCGCTCTAAGGCCCGACGCTGAATTAGCGGCTGAAGAGAGCTTAGAACCAAAAAAATCCAAAAAAGGTCAAAGAAGTGGAAATTCATGCATTTAGACTATAAAGCCTGTTTTTTTGACCATTATTTCACTGCGATCGCCCCAGGCAAGCTGTCTACGGCCCGAGGGGCTCTATCCTCCGCAGGCATCTACGATTGCTAGCAGAGTATCTGCGCCGAGGCCATGGCCTTTGAAGCGGGCTTTCAGATCTTTGAGGGATTTGAATTCGCTTTTCTTGCGCTCGGCGATCGCGTGTTTGTGGATTTTCTCCGCTGCTTTGCCTTTCACGTTGGCCTGCTGGAGCATCAAGACAAAATCAGGGGACTGAGGATTATTGAAGACTTCTAGCGGCTTGATTGGCTTTGGCAGAGAGTTTTCAACACCCAACATTCGCTCTACCAGCTGTTGATTTTGCTGCAAAAAGTTTTCTCGTAAAGCTGCCAGCTCTTGGGTTAAGTGAGTTTCTAGGTTGGTGATTCGGTGCTCTAGGTTGGCAGCAGGCGCTTGAGGCTGGGCGATCGCCTCTGGTGCAGCAGAACCGGCGGGCGATCGCCCCAAAAGTTCTAGCTGGCTGAGAATCTCAGACTCATGTTTCGCCGCCAGGACAAAAGCATTGACCGTCTCTCCCTTTCGGGAGTCTTTTTGTTTTGCTTTTGCCGCCGCATAATACTCCAGATGACCTTCAAGGATTTCAAAGCTTTCTAAGCCGGTTCGCTTAAGCACCAGGGGTTTTACTAGGCCACCGCAGGCCAAAATCAGCTCAGCAAGCTGATCAATCGTCGCTTCAGAAAAGTGCGATCGCGGCACACTTGAAGAAATATCTTTGACATCCACGAGCTCAAAACGAATCATTCGCCTACATCCCCATTTTTTCAGCAACTTCCTTGGCCAGCAGCTGAAACTCCTCCGCTGACGGGGAGTCCGGCGCAAACTCTAGTACCGACTTTGGATCCGGAATCTGTAAATCGCCAACCACAATCATTTTGTCCATGCAGTGAGACAGCGCAACACGGTCATAAATCACGCTTTCCATGAGCGGAAACTGGTAGCGATCTACAATAGTTTGGCGCTGCTTGGGAAAAACATATTCCAGAAAGCGAGAATTCGTTGCAATCTTCGACGGCAAAACGCCTAAAATTTGAAGCGAATCTTTGCCAATCATTTCTCGAAACTCATTGGCTTCTTGAACAAAAGTTCGGACATTATTGAGACCTTGATTGGCAAAAGGCTTGAGGTCCGACGGAATAATCAGGTAGTCAGCCGCAATCAGCGCCACCTGGGCATAAAAGTCCCGAGAAGGCGGGGTGTCAATAATCACAATGTCATAGGTTGATTCGACTTGCTTGAGCTTTGATAGAAGTCGAGTTTTGCCGGAGGAGAGGCGATTTAGGGTGTCTTGGACATCAATGAGGGAAACGTGGGCCGGAATTACATCAATTTCGGGCGTGTTGAAAAAGTGCGATCGGCGAGCCACATCACCAATGGAATAGGCGTCTCCAGACTCTAAGACATGGCGAACATTTTTATCTTTTAAGTCGTCATCTTCATCAAACTGAAATTTAATCAATCCCGCAGCAAAGGTAGTATTTGCTTGAGAGTCGAGATCAATGAGCAAAACCTTTTTGCCAAGCTTGCGAAAAGCAGAGGCTAGGTTCACAGAAATCGTGGTTTTTCCGACGCCGCCTTTGTTGTGATAAATCGCGATAACTTTCACAGTTTCTCCTCGTTCTTCAGCCTCCAGCGTCCAGTCTTTTGACACTGGTTCAGGGCGATCGCCCCTATCAGTCGTCGCCAACGGATCAAGATCCCGCGGCCCAACCGTGCCTGCATGTAGATGCGCCAGCGTTTCGCGACCAATCAATGCGCGAATCTGATCAATGTGTGATTCAATCTCTCTGCCTCGGCACTGAAAGACTAAGTGCAAATCTGTTTCAGTTCGAGTAAAAATTCGGATTTCTCGACCATTGGTTAAAAGACCATAGCGAGCATTGAGACTGACCAAATATCGCTTGAGTCTTTGGGAATGCTTGTCGAGATTTTGCTGAGGGCTTTTGGCCTCGATCACGAGGCTCAGTACCCCAACAGAATCCACTACAAAAGGTAGTACCTGAGTCGCGAAAGCCAAGAAGTCGAGACGAATACTGCCAAAGGCAACTTCCTGATACCAGGTATCCGGCGTGTAGCCGAGGGTTGGCAACAGGTATTGAACAATAAATTTGCTTTCAACCTCGCTTTCGTTTCGACACTGCTCTGGATCAAAAGAGATACTCATCAGATCGCGTCAATTATCCCAATGGGGTCCTGGCTGAGTGTCAGGACTCTTTCTAAAGTTCCCATCAAAGGAAAACTCTTAACACCTGGGCGCAATCAGATATGAATCCTTGGAGGACCAGAAGTTAAAAAGACTGGCGTTTAGACACGCCTGAAGCAGGCCCCAGCGCTTTTGGAGAAACGACAAAGAGGGATATCGTCCTTGACTCAAGGGCGATACCCCTCTTTGTGCACACTGAAGATTGACGGAAGATTTGCCGCTGACAGAAGCCATGCCGCTGAAGCGAGTGGGCAGGCTGGCAGGTCAGAGGGTGATTGGGCTAGGACGTGGGCTCGGTTCCAGGGAGGCCCGCCGCTCAGCTCTCAAAAATTTTGGAGGCTCGGATGGGGTGACGTCTGGCCTGGGGTCTCTGGGACGGAGCAAGCACAGGCCAGACATCAGCCTTGAGGATGTGGGTTTAGTCGCGCTTTAGCAGGGAGGTGAAGCGATCGCGCACCTGTGAGAAGACGGACTGGAGAGCGCCCGCTGCGCCGGGGGCGGGCTTTTCGGCCAGCTGCACCGGCTCATCCGGAAACTCCTTGAGGCGGTAGCCGTATTCCAAGTCGTCTGTGTGCTTGCGCAGGTGGGGCGACAGGCGGAAGGCACCCTTGAGGAGCTCGTCTTCGTTCGCGAAGATCGCCTGATTGATTTGGTTGCTGCGGCCAACGGCAATGGAGCCCACCGGGAACCAGTTTTTCTTGCCTCGAACCCGTACAAAGACCACAAACTCTGGCATACCGTCGGACTTCATTTTGTCGTACTGGGAAGCGGCGGCTTGCCGCTTTTC
This genomic stretch from Geitlerinema sp. PCC 7407 harbors:
- a CDS encoding SDH family Clp fold serine proteinase produces the protein MNFHFFDLFWIFLVLSSLQPLIQRRALERRRVQCIREFEQQRNSRAILLIHRQESISLLGIPVSRFISIEDSEQVLRAIRLTPPDVPIDLILHTPGGLVLATEQIARALLRHSAKVTVFVPHYAMSGGTMLALAADEIVMDENAVLGPVDPQLGNFPAASVLRVIEQKPVSAVEDQTLIMADLSRKAINQVQRFVRTLLEDDMPRQKISPEKIDEIVEALTTGRVTHDYPIPVEEATALGLPVTAGLPKIIYALMDLYPQPQNNRPTVQYIPLPYESRPMMPPEKKS
- a CDS encoding AAA family ATPase; this encodes MSFDPEQCRNESEVESKFIVQYLLPTLGYTPDTWYQEVAFGSIRLDFLAFATQVLPFVVDSVGVLSLVIEAKSPQQNLDKHSQRLKRYLVSLNARYGLLTNGREIRIFTRTETDLHLVFQCRGREIESHIDQIRALIGRETLAHLHAGTVGPRDLDPLATTDRGDRPEPVSKDWTLEAEERGETVKVIAIYHNKGGVGKTTISVNLASAFRKLGKKVLLIDLDSQANTTFAAGLIKFQFDEDDDLKDKNVRHVLESGDAYSIGDVARRSHFFNTPEIDVIPAHVSLIDVQDTLNRLSSGKTRLLSKLKQVESTYDIVIIDTPPSRDFYAQVALIAADYLIIPSDLKPFANQGLNNVRTFVQEANEFREMIGKDSLQILGVLPSKIATNSRFLEYVFPKQRQTIVDRYQFPLMESVIYDRVALSHCMDKMIVVGDLQIPDPKSVLEFAPDSPSAEEFQLLAKEVAEKMGM
- a CDS encoding HHL1-like protein, with translation MASNLGFGTPKHAQKKEKVAKSAEKRQAAASQYDKMKSDGMPEFVVFVRVRGKKNWFPVGSIAVGRSNQINQAIFANEDELLKGAFRLSPHLRKHTDDLEYGYRLKEFPDEPVQLAEKPAPGAAGALQSVFSQVRDRFTSLLKRD